The segment AGCTTTTTATCTGCTGTCTCCACAAaggtctctttcttctttttcttgaggAAAGAGAATTATATCAATTACCAGCCCTGCACTCTGTAGAGTTTGCATTTGGACGTTTAAAAAAAGTGTGCTTTTTAACCTTAGCCTTGTTTTAATCTTTGCTGTCtagaaatcttttttgttttgtttatttttttatattttggtccttttaaagagatgggaggatcagtaTACTACAAGACTTGCTGGGATCTGACTTAAAATTTCCAGGTTCTTCTTGATTAGAATAAGGAAATATGAGGCAGCTACCTAGATTGGAAATAAAGGGGTTGTGAAATAGATACAATTTTTGTGTAATTGCCCAATAATCTTAACAAACTTAAACTGAAAAACAATCTTCCTGTTAAACTTAGATCAGGCTTGAACACTCATCTCAGCATTCTTGGGGAGTTTAAGGAACAGAAGAAATCTGGAGAAAGAAACAGGAATTAGCCTAGgaccagtggctcacgcctgtaatcccagcactttgggtggctgaggcaggaggatcgcttgaggccaggaattgaagaacagcctgaacaacatagtgtaactccatctctacaaaaaaaaatttttaaattagctgggtttggtggtgcatgcctgtagtcctagctactcaggaagctgaggtgggaggatcagctgaggccaggaggctgcagtgagttatgattatgccattgcacttcagcctgggctacagagcaagacactgtctcttaaaagaaaaacaaaacaaaacaaaaaaacaccaggaAATAGTAAAATCTCAAGTGAGACTCAGAATAATTAAAGATGATGATAATTGAGTGTTTATTTTGTATCAGATGTTGTTACCTCATTTAAATTGaggaatttgttttaatttaggaaattaactcattttatttaaagaatttgtGAGATAGGTGCGACTGTCAGCATCTTATGCTGATTCAGACAGAATAAGAGCAGTGTCTTGACTTTCCGAGGTCTGGCAGGTGGTAGGTGTCAGAGCTGGGCTTCAGGCCCGTGCTGTTCAGCACTTCAGCTTTTACTATAGTCTCTGATTACTCCTTAGCCATCCGTGTCCTTtcatcccatttcttttttttttttttttcttcttgagatggagtcttgctctgttgccaggctggagtgcggtggcacgatctcggctcactgcagcccccaccttccaggttcaagtgattctcctgtctcagcctcttgaggagctgggatacaggctcacaccaccttgcctggctaatttttatatttttagtagagatgaggtttcaccatgttggccaggctcgtcttgaactcctgacctcaagtgatccacgttcTTCAGCACCCCcagagtgcagggattataggcgtgagccactgcgcctggtcctttcattccatttcttactCTTCTTGTGAATAGATggttaaggccgggcacagtggctcacgcttgtaatcccagcactttgggaggccgaggtgggtgtatcacgaggtcaggagttcgagaccagcctggccaacatggtgaaaccctgtctctactaaagatacaaaaaattagccgggcatggtggtgcgtgcctgtaatcccagctacttggaaggctgaggcaggagaatcgtctgaacctgggaggcagagatagcagtgagccaagattgcaccactgcactccagcctgggtgacagggcgagaatctgtctcaaaaaaaaaaaaaaaatatatatatatatatatatatatatatatatctgtatatgtggTTGAGTTAGGGTTGGCCAGCCCACCCTCAGGGGTGGTGAGAAAAGCATGGCTGATGACAGGCTCAGAAGCATGACATAGTGGGGGCTAAGGAAGCAATtgttttgggggaggggagatAGGGAGGTTAAAAATAAAGACGTAAGGGCTCCCAGTGTTTTTAAGACCCTCTCTTAATGATATCCAAGCATTACCTTTGGCATGGCTTTTTATGACTAGAAGAGCTTTACATCTGCGTAATGTTCACTGACTTATTGAATCTCTGCATCTTGTGCAAAATGTTACATTttaccttgtctttttttttttttttttttgagagggagtcttgctttgtcgctcaggctggagtgcagtggcatgatctcggctcactgcagcctccacctcctgggttcaagcgattcttgtgcttcagcctcccgagtagctgggattacaggcacgcaccaccacgcccagctaatttttgtatttttagtaaagatggggtttagccatcttggccaggctggtctcgaactcctggcctcaagtgatctgcctgcctcggcctcccaaagtgctgggattagaggtgtgagccaccgtgcccggccatcctGTCTTGATTTGTATTGTGTTTCATCTGTCAGTGCAGACCCACAGCCTAGGCTGGTGTGTGAGAGTGTAAAGGTATTGTGATTATATAGGAGAAAGTTCTTGTTCTTAGAAGAAATGTACTGAAGGATTTAGGGGTAAAGCTCGTGTTGGCAACTGATTTTCAAATGGTTTAGAAAACATGTTTGTGAGTAGCTGGACGGAGAAGATAAAGCACGTGTGGCAAAATATTAAGAAGGGATTGATCTGGGTGGAGGATCTGGGATGTTCATTGTACTGTTCTTTCAGCTTTACTGTAAGTTTGAAAATCTTCCAAGTAGAAGATTAGGATAAAGGCAATGGAATAGAAACCCGAGGAAGAGCAGAGGCCTGGCCTGGGAGGAGGCCATGCAGCTCATGCAGAGGGGCCCTGCAGGGTGGCGCCACCGCCTCTCAGTGAGCGCTGCCAGAAGGTCACTTTCTCTTCTTTCGCACAGACCTCCTGGTACCCTCTCTGCCTCAGCAATACTCCCAGTCAGTGTAGTCTCCTAGCTCCAAAATTCCTGAGAGAAGGGGAAGCTGTTCACTAAGCAGGGCTCCAGACTGCCAGCTAGCCAGTGGATCGCTGCCTGTAAGCCAGATGCTGACCTGTGTGCCCATCAGCTGTGGACTCGGGCCATGAGTGCCACTCGTGGTCACGGAGGCCTGCCCCTGGGTGGAGGCTGTGGGCTGGGGCAGATGGCAGAGCCCCTACCTACAGACAGGTCCAGTATGGTTGGCAGACACGATCTGTGCCCCCATTTTTCTGATTATATGTCATAAATGTTCATCATACAAATGTAGATGataatgataagtatttgtgAGGCAGTGATACAGAACCTGGGCCGAGGGTCAAGACTGGCTGAGTTCAGATCACCAGCACTTACTCTGTGTCCTTGAATAAATGATGTCAGCAATCtgggcctcagtgttctcatcagTGGAGCTGCTGATAATACCAGCTTCATATGGTGGctgtgaaaatgaaatgaatgaaatgaagtaatACTTGTATATACCTAAAAGCCTAAAAGAAGCTTAAAGTAACTCCACACTCTGGTGTGTTTCCTTCTGGTCTGTTTTTGCCTCTGATAGTATTAATAGGATTATATAATGTatcctttcaaaaatatatagttttattttgttttcctcccaATTAACATTGTATCATGCTTTCTCATATCATATGCTTCTTTGAAACATGAACTTAGAGTGGCAAGGTGTTCTCTGAGGTGGACAttctgctgttttctctttaCAGCTTCAGAAGAGGAGCCCCGCCGAGGCATGAGGGCCGTGCTCCCCCCAGAGGAAGGGATGGTTTTCCTGGTCCTGAAGACTTTGGTCCAGAGGAGAATTTTGATGCTTCTGAGGAAGCGGCCCGAGGACGAGATCTCAGAGGTCGAGGTCGGGGTACCCCACGAGGTGAGCGAGTTACTAAAGACACCTGGTCTGGAAGGATAGGGTGCAGAATACACTGGTTGTGAATACACCAGGAACAGTCTGAGTGCAGCATTGTTTGCTCTGTTGtgtaggaggaaggaagggtttACTTCCCACTCCTGACGAGTTCCCTCGCTTTGAAGGAGGGCGGAAGCCAGATTCCTGGGATGGAAACAGAGAGCCTGGTAAGGAAAAGAACCGCTTGTTGGGTAACTCTAGACTGCAGTTCACAAAGTGAGTTCTGAGGGCCCTCTCTGGGGTGCACCGGGTCTCCTCTTTCCAGCTCATGTCTCCCGGGGGGCTGGGCTGTCTCCTGTCCTGCAGCCGCAGCACTTGATCTCAGCAGGTGGAATGCAGAGCAGAGGAATCCGCCAGACATTACAGGGATCTATCTGAGTATAAAACGGGACTGCTCTTTCCACTAAATTGTTTTTGGAGAATAAAGTTAAGTGAATTAAAATTTTCCCAGTCTCAATtgctaatatggtaaatattcGTAGTTACAACTCTCATTAACAAAATCTCTTAGGAGTCCTCAGTAATTTGAGACTGTAAAGACGTCTTGATACTACAATGCCTGAGAACGAGTTCTCTGGATCTTACCTGCCCCTCTTACATGAGGAGGCACCCTGATGTCTGGGTGGCTTACCCTTTGGCCTGTGGCAGGCATTCAGCATGAGTGAACGGTGGCTCTCGAGTTGCTCCTTACTCTCACAGTGTCATTCCCATCTACTTCTGGTCACACTGTGCTTTCCTGTAAGGAGATTTGTTTCTTGTTTCAGGGCCAGGTCATGAACATTTTCGTGATACTCCCCGCCCTGATCATCCCCCTCACGACGGTCATTCCCCAGCCAGCAGAGAACGCTCCTCTTCTCTCCAAGGCATGGACATGGCATCCCTACCTCCCCGAAAGCGCCCCTGGCATGATGGCCCAGGCACTTCTGAgcacagagagatggaggcccCAGGAGGCCCTTCTGAAGACCGAGGAGGCAAAGGTAAGAGCAGGCCAGTGGTTATGGTTCCAGGAGATGCAGGGGCCGATGGAGGCCTTGCCTGTATCTGCTGCACATGCCCTTGCAGCCTGGGCTGTGCAGAGGCACATGCTCCTAAATGTGGTGCCAGTGCCACACGAGCTGTCATCTGGTGGACTGCAACTTGGCCCTGCACAGGACTCCACTTGCCTCCGGGAATCCCTGTTCACTTGAGGTTTTCACTTCAGCCCTCTGCCAAGATGCCCCAGTACTCTCTGCTCGGCTTGCTGTCTGGGAGCCCTGCTCTCCTTGGCAGTCTGCCCTCCACAAGGCTGCTTGGAACCCTCAAGGGCTCTCAGTGGGAGGGGAAGAGTTGTCCTCTCCTGGGTGGTCTGTTGGTTTTTTTAGCCTGGGTCTAGAGGAACACTGCTTGTGCTCAAAGTCACAGAGACTTTGGGAAACATGGTCTATGGGCAGTGTTTCCAGGGGCACAGTAGATTATCTCCTCAACTGGGAACTGTGGAGCTTTATTTTATAGGCAGCACTAACTTTAGCCAGGAGTAGTTGCCTCTGAAGGCTGACTATACAACTCTGGTTGCAAGGCAGCGGGGGAGGTGCATAGGTGGTGTGGCTCGGAAGCTTCTGGGAAGGCTGCTCCCCGCATGCCCCAGCTTGTGCTCTGCTCCTGAAGTTGGCCTGTCTGTATGGACGGTCCTTCCAGTACAGAGTTCTGCCATTTggtctttttgggtttttttctgtcgcccaggctggagtgcagtggtgtgatcttggcttactgcaagcaacacccgcctcccaggttcaagtgattcttgtgcctcagtctccccagtagctggaactacaggtgtgcgccaccatgcttttgtgtttttagagagatgggcttttgccatgttggctaggctggtctcgaactcctggcctcaagtgatccacctgccttggcctctcatgagccaccatgcctggcctgccatTTGGTCTTGATAGTTGTTTGTCTCAACAAAACCCTCAGAAATTACCTTATGTATCATCAATAGATCACCCTGCATAAACACATTGTACTACTAGCCAGTGTGCTGTGACCTTGGCTGACTTTCTTGGGCACTCGGCACACAATTATTAGGTCCCTCTGGTCAAGGACATGCAGTTAGCATGGGAATGACGTAGTAGCTGACACTCTGCCCAGGTGCCTCAGGTGGGTTGAAGCTGCACTTTCTAAGAAAAGAAGCCAAGATTGTTCCTTTGGCTGGCTCTCCTAACTTCATCTCAGCTAGATTCATATTCTGTTACAAAATATAAGACAGCAGAGAGTTTGCAGTCGTCTTCTGAGAGTGCATTATGGGAGATGTGACCAAATCCTATCATTtcctgaggaaaaaaatcttacaagatagaattttttttccttttcctttttttttttttttttaaaatatattctcaagCTGCAACAGAATGAAAGAATTTTAATAGTACCTAAACATTTGTGCATACTAGTCTGAAGCAGGTTAAGCTGTGCCTCGGTGATAGAACCTGAAAGCCagtgttttgtggggtttttgggtttttgtgcttttcttttgttttttcaagaaatactttattttactAATTATGAAAAGGAAGCCAAAAGTGCCACATGTCATGGGACAGTCCCAGTGAACACTTGTCCTAGTTGGAGCACTTTTTATTAACATTAGCAGTGTGTACTTCCAAAGTTAAGTCAGTATATTCAAACCTTCCCTCAATATACCCTGGTGGCTGGGAGCAGGCAGATACACTTCCCATGGCCTGGGACATGGCTCAGTGTGGCCTGGGTCTCCCTGAAGGTGCTCCTTGCTCATCTCTTGGCTTCCTGTCGTCTGTCATACAGCCCTGGGGGCATGGATCTGGCTGATGCTGAGGCCCATGGCCATGAGCCAGGAAGGGGGAGGCAGGGTCAGGAAAGGGTAGAGGCACACCTCTCAGTACGCTGAATACCACTGCCAGTCTCCCTGGCAGCACCCACCAGAACTGGTCCATTGTCATCAGAGAGTAAAGTTTGTACTGGGAGTTACTGACAAACAGTTGCTAATACAAAAAGTCCCAtgtgaaattttctttgtttcaggCCGAGGGGGCCCAGGACCTGCTCAGAGAGTGCCCAAATCTGGGCGTTCCAGCTCCTTAGACGGAGAGCACCACGATGGATaccacagagatgaaccttttgGGGGCCCTCCAGGCAGTGGCACCCCTTCTCGAGGGGGCCGGAGTGGCAGTAACTGGGGTAGAGGGAGTAACATGAACTCTGGCCCGCCGAGGCGAGGAGCTTCACGGGGTGGTGGAAGGGGTCGGTAGAAGCTGGAACTGAGTACCCTGAGGCCTCTCTGGACAGTATGTAAGAACTTCTTGTGGACTCACCAAGAGAAGCAAAAGGAAGCCTGCACCGTTGTAGCCCTGAACTCTTTTCTGGGCACCTGAATCCCAGGAACCCTCAATGAGGTCTTCAAGATGAAGAGACTGCTGCCAGCTACCAGCCCGGCTGGCCCTGTCCTGTCCACCCTCATTGCCCCAACTCCCATGTTGTTTTGTGAAGATAAAAGCtgggatctttttcttttttttaagtcaagtCTCACAAGACATGGGGCATCTCCACAAATTTAAGTTCCTGTCCATTTGGAAATTTGTTTCTATGTGTACAGTTtgtcagagaaaaacaaaagtttttgTATGAATACAGAATGTGATTTACGCAAGAATTGACAGAAAACTAGTTGTGAAGTGCTTGCCTTAAGGAAACCTTTGGTTTCCATCGCATCCCATCTGCCAAGGAATGCACGGTTGTTGCTGATGTTCATGAGCATATTAACCACTAGGTTATCTAAATTAATCTCAGCTGTGAACTTTGTGTTTTTCAACACATTCTGTCACACCATTTTTGTGAtagaaaaatacttgaaaattattCTAATGTAGTTTGTAGTAGGTTCAAATTTTTATTCAGACATGCTCTGACAGATGGAAAATTGTACTCTGAAGAGAAAATGCAATCTTCTGGCTGTCCAACGAGGGAGCTTCCCCTTGGAAGCATCTCCTAAGAATCACAGTTTAGGTTTGAATCGCCTTGTTATGATGAGGAGAAGAACTTGATGTTAgtcagaaataaagtcacatgcCCTTTAGATAACTTGAAATCACACATGGAGTTGATAAGGAATGGACCAAAATACTAACAATTTTGCAACACTTAATTAAGCTTTCCTCTCTTCCACTTCCATACTATGTGGAAATACCAGTGTTACGGCAGGGCGTACTTCTAACTCACAGTAAGCCAGATAGATGTTGTCCATGGCAAATTCCTTGTTTAAAATAAACATACCATTTAGCCCAGTTTGGATTGGAAGCCAAAAATTCAGTTTGTTATATACCCCATGATACTTTCTATACTGACCTTTATTTTGGTTTTACATGGAAGCTTTTATTAAAAGGACTGTCCTATGGCCACCTTAACATTTCATTACATTGGCAGCTTCAGTTTTGGCATCGGTCAAATTTATTTGGCAAATTTAGTGGTGctggaagtttctttttttcttttccttttttgacagagtcttgctctgtcacccagccaggagtgcagtggtgcaatcacggctcacttcaGCTTtgaccctgcctcagcctccctagtagctaggactacaggcatacgccaccatgcccagctaattttttttgtgtgtgttttttgtagagatggagtttcaccacttTGTCtatgctggtttcaaactcctgggctcaagcggtccacctgctgtggcctcccaaagtgctgggattgcagatctgagccacagtacctggccGCTGGTGCTGGAAGTTTCAATGGTTGCTTAGAAAAGGCATACTGATAGTTTAACAGGATATGAAAATTTAACTGGTTCTCTATGAATGTAAAAAACAGCAAAAGCTAATTGATTTCTGTGGAGTGAGAAAATGTCAGCCATATACACTGCTTTTCAGTGTTAGAATCTGAGACTACTTTTTTGTTAACTTTGAAATTACAGCTTAGTTAATCAGCGCTCCACCATAAACATGCTATTAGGAGGCTCAAGATTGCTTTAGGTTATGGGTATTTCTTCACTCACCCCCAACTGGTATAGCttaaagagagagaaactgtAATCAAATTTCATGAAGCTAAAACCGGATCCAGAGACCAAACCCATATCAagattagactttttttttcctgagattctAGTGGaaaaatttccattattttggGCTTTAACTTTAGAAACATAGTATCTCAGTAAGCAGATAACCagatcacatttaaaaattttcattttaccttGAAGCTCTACTGGACTTGACAGATCACATTTTGAGAGTGAATTCATTTAAACAATAAACCTCTACATTatacttattaaatatatatggcatttaAAAACATCACTGTCAGCATACATACTAGATGTTGTGATTTGAAGCTTATAAAAACTAGATTTTCAATGTTTGATTTGagaaaaaatttttgagacaaggtctcactgttgcctaggctgtggtgcagtgatgtgatcacagttcactgcagcctcaacctcctgggctcaagtgatcttcccacctcagccccaccccaagtagctgggatcacagttgtgtgccaccacatctgggaaattttttaaagattttctgtggagatggggtttaactatgttgcccaggctggtcttgaactcctggcctcaagcgatcctcccgccttgacctcccaaaatgctgggattacaggtgtgagccaccagctgagaaatgttgaatttttaagtaagtttttatttaagaaataaacattGTAAAACATTATAAAACCCCCAACTATTGCAAGTTCTAGAGAAATTTAAAACTAGAACAGAAATTTAGGGGACTAGAAAGAGCAGCCAATGGCACAAgtctttacaattaaaaaaataattcattttgaaaatactGCATTTGCTCTCTCACAAGCAGCCTCCTGAGGTAGGTAGCCTTGTTTACTGATGGGGAACAAGGCAGTGTTCTTTACCAAATCTCAGGGCGGGTAGCCTGCAAGCCTACAGTGTGGATGTTGGCCACTTGTGTCACTTCTTGGGACGGGGCTTAGGGACCTGACTTAGGAACATAAATTTTGGGGTTGGAGGAAGCAGCAGTGCTCTACTGCGGCACGACAGACACCCTGTTAAGGCAACACTGGGATCCAGCTCAGGAAAAGCATTATTTTCAAATTGTGCAAGCCAATGCACAGAAAAGTGGTCCTCAACCTTGGGGAACGTAGAATCacttggggagctttaaaaaggTCCTGATGTCTGGGACCTACTTCCCAGGTTCTGACTGCATTGATCTGAGGTGTGGCTCTTCAAGTAACTGATGTGCAGTCAAGCGCGAGGACCACTGGCACACAATGTttaaattctaaatatattttacttcctAGTGTATTGCTACTGACAAAACGTAGTTTTCTGGACTCATCAGAATGTTAGGCTCATACCTTCTGGCAATAAATTAAGGTAGTTAAAAGTAACTGCTGAACCTAAAATGAAGGCAGCAGCAATTAgatataaaaaaaatcttaagatcAGCCTGCAAATTGTAAACTAGTTTACAAAGCAGACTATACAATGAGGAATAATTCGAGCTTGTAGAAATCCATGGTTTCCACCAGATACAGGTATTCCGGATCTAGAATTATCTTCCTATTTGCAGGATTTCCGCAGAGACCGTTAAGCATCTACGCGCCCCTTCCTGGATCCCATGCTTCTTGGGGCAGGAAATTTCTTTTGGTCCGTCGCTTTCGTCGTGAAATACACAACTAATTTTCCTTTCATGTTATAAGGCAccatatttttgattttgttaacTGAAGAAAAAACCCGAGATAAACCATCTTAAGTACTCTTAAAAGTCCAGTGGCTGAATTCGGTGTTTAATCTGATACCCTTCTGGATCCGCTGACATTGGAGAGAATAATTTCCAAGTCTTAGTATagccaaaacaaaaaactaccgtCGCTAAGCTACATCTACCACTGGATTTTAAAATGACAACACAGCCTGAGAAAAATCACAAGAGCAGCTAACTCGAAGAAAAATCCTTTTTCTTTACTCAGCCGAACCTAAGACCACAGTTACTTCGAAAGCAACTTCTAATAACCGTCTCACATCCTGTCACCAGTTCAATGACAAAATCTCAGTTTTCAGAGCGTGTGCCAAGTCCAGCACAAAAAGCTGACATCGAGGAGCTCCCAACGCTGCTGTCGCCTCCGCTGGCAGCAGCCGCTCCCGGATTAGACTCGCAGGCTGTTGCGGCAGGGCCTTCGCCACGGGCGTCCGCACAGCGGCGTGCAGTCCTCGGCTCGGCCGACGCGGTCTCCGACGGCGCTGGCTCCGCGTACTTCCCCAGCGGCGAGGGCGCGAGGTCCTCACACGGGCAGCACCTTGGCGAGGCCGGCGCCGCGGCCCAGGCGACCCAGTGCGAGGCGCAGCGCGGTGCCGCCGCCCCAGGGCAGCAGCCCAACCAGCGCGGCCAGCAGCGCGGCCACCTGCGCGCCCGCGCCCAGCACCGTGAGCAGCGTGCTGCGAAGGCCCAGCGCGGCGAACAGCGTGGCGCCCAGCGCTGCCATGTAGAGCAGCGCGGGCCGGGACGGCGCTTCTTCGCAGCGCAGCAGGCGCCCGCACGCCGCGCCGCCCCGCAGCAGCGCGCTTCCCGCCAACGCCAGCGCCGAGCCCAGAGACCAGAGCAGCGCGAACTTGCGCGCGCGCAGCAGCAACACCGGTGCGTAGAGCGCGGCTAGGCCGAAACACAGTGCAGCCAGCAGCAGGCACCCGCCGCCCGCCGCCAGCCGCTGCCCACGCGTCACGTTCGGGAGGCACGCCAGGCCGGCCGCTGCCGACTCCGCAGGGCTCCGCGCCCACGTCCAGCGCAGGCCCGCGCGGCCCAGCCACTCCTCCGCCGGCCCGTCCCCGGGCTCCTCCGCCTTCTCCGCGGCGAGCAGCGGCTCCGCGGCTGCCGGGCCGCCAGCTTTCCCCTGCGCCAGGTACTCCTGCAGCTGGCGGTGGAGGTCCGCCATCTTGGACAAGGCGGTGGCAGAAAGGAAAAGCTGCGGCTCACTTCCGGCCCTCCGCTGAAGCGGCTCGGTCTTCGGGCGGCAATTGGTCGGCGACGGCGAAAGGGGCAGGGCCTGCGGCGCTCGCGGAAGTGCCGCGGTGCCTGCTCTGCGGCCTTTTGTGGTGTCCCCAAGTACCGTGGTCGCAGGTGCTGCCTGTCCACTTGCAGTCGCCCTCCCAGCGCCTGACCCTCTTCCTTGTTCGGAGTAGGCGCCCTTGCGGTCTGGCTAAGTCCTGCCAGCATTAATAGTTGGAAGGCAAGGGTGGGTGTGGTTCTAAAGGGGCACAAGAAGTGACCTTTTTGCTGATGGAAATGTCTTATGGCCTCACTGCGTCTACCGTGGCGGTGATATTGTGCTAGTTTTGCAACATGGAGGAATGGGTAAAGGGTACACAGAATCTCTCTTGTTTCTTACAACTGAACACAAACAgtgatctcaaaataaaaatttaatttttaaaaaagttcagaCCTGTGTAACTCAGGTGGGTTTTTTGGGGAAAGTTGCGTTCTGATTAGTTACCTCACTTGTAGTAATAGTGACCATCCTGATCATTTACCATGGGGTTGATAAAGGAAGGGTTGACACCCAGCACCCTCAACCtgcttctctattctgttctcaGTTTCGGCCACAGGCCTGGCAACATCCTTGACTCCTTCGCGCCCCTTGTCCAAGATTCGGTGCTGCTGTCCCATGTGTTTGGTGTCACTCTCGTGCTCTGGACAGCGCCACGCCCAGGTGTCCTGACTCATCGTCACATCACTCTGACAAGCTGGCTCGCACGCAGGTCAATCCTGATCTGTTCCCAGGCCGCACCCACGTGCCCTGCTGTTTCTCAGAGCCTCCTAGAGGGTGTTTGCTTGTGGTTCCTCTCACAGGTCAGATTCCTCCAGATTCTTCCAGCTGCCTCCACAGCTCCCCTCA is part of the Pan paniscus chromosome 13, NHGRI_mPanPan1-v2.0_pri, whole genome shotgun sequence genome and harbors:
- the SFT2D3 gene encoding vesicle transport protein SFT2C — translated: MADLHRQLQEYLAQGKAGGPAAAEPLLAAEKAEEPGDGPAEEWLGRAGLRWTWARSPAESAAAGLACLPNVTRGQRLAAGGGCLLLAALCFGLAALYAPVLLLRARKFALLWSLGSALALAGSALLRGGAACGRLLRCEEAPSRPALLYMAALGATLFAALGLRSTLLTVLGAGAQVAALLAALVGLLPWGGGTALRLALGRLGRGAGLAKVLPV